The Ahaetulla prasina isolate Xishuangbanna chromosome 4, ASM2864084v1, whole genome shotgun sequence genome has a window encoding:
- the PSMD3 gene encoding 26S proteasome non-ATPase regulatory subunit 3, with protein sequence MKQEGGSRRRAGSEKAKLPPAEPPQPPPPATDVEMPEEAPPAEPASAEKTQRELDAVTLEDIKEHVKQLEKAVLGKEPRYVLRALRALPSTSRRLNPNVLQKAISGFFTSNSAVRDFLISFLEEPMDIEADLQFRPRTGKAASTPLLPEVETYLQLLLVIYLMNSKRYQEAQKVSDDLMQKISPQNRRALDLVVAKCYYYHARIYEFLNKLDVVRSFLHARLRTATLRHDADGQATLLNLLLRNYLHYDLYDQAEKLVSKSVFPELANNNEWARYLYYTGRIKAIQLEYSEARRTMTNALRKAPQHTAVGFKQTVHKLLIVVELLLGEIPDRLQFRQPSLKRSLMPYFLLTQAVRTGNLAKFNQVLDQFSDKFQTDGTYTLIIRLRHNVIKTGVRMISLSYSRISLADIAQKLQLDSPEDAEFIVAKAIRDGVIEASINHEKGYVQSKEMTDIYSTREPQLAFHQRISFCLDIHNMSVKAMRFPPKSYNKDLESAEERREREQQDLEFAKEMAEDDDDGFP encoded by the exons ATGAAGCAGGAAGGCGGATCGAGACGCCGCGCCGGATCCGAAAAGGCCAAGCTGCCCCCCGCCGAGCCCCCGCAACCTCCCCCTCCGGCAACCGATGTGGAGATGCCGGAGGAGGCGCCTCCGGCCGAACCTGCTTCGGCCGAAAAAACGCAGCGCGAGCTCGACGCCGTCACGCTCGAAG ACATCAAAGAACATGTGAAGCAACTTGAGAAAGCTGTATTAGGGAAGGAGCCTCGTTATGTTCTACGTGCCCTCAGAGCTTTGCCCTCCACTTCCCGTCGCCTCAACCCCAATGTGCTCCAAAAAGCCATCAGTGGCTTTTTCACATCTAACAGTGCTGTGCGGGACTTCCTCATCAGCTTCCTGGAGGAG CCTATGGACATAGAAGCGGACCTACAGTTCCGACCCCGTACAGGGAAAGCAGCTTCCACTCCTCTTTTGCCAGAAGTAGAAACATATCTCCAATTACTCCTGGTCATCTATTTGATGAATAGTAAACGCTACCAAGAG gCCCAGAAAGTTTCAGATGATTTGATGCAAAAAATAAGTCCTCAAAATCGCCGTGCCCTTGATCTAGTGGTGGCCAAGTGTTACTATTACCATGCTCGTATCTATGAGTTCTTGAATAAGTTGGATGTGGTCAGGAG TTTCCTTCATGCTCGTTTAAGGACAGCAACACTCCGGCATGATGCAGATGGACAGGCTACTCTGCTAAATTTGCTGCTCAGGAACTATCTTCATTATGACCTTTATGATCAAGCAGAAAAGCTGGTCTCCAAATCAGTGTTCCCTGAGCTGGCAAACAATAATGAATGGGCCAGGTACCTCTACTATACTG gaCGTATCAAAGCCATCCAATTGGAATATTCTGAAGCTCGGAGAACTATGACAAATGCGCTGCGGAAAGCACCCCAGCACACAGCTGTTGGCTTCAAGCAGACA GTTCATAAGTTGCTGATTGTGGTGGAATTGCTACTGGGTGAGATTCCAGATAGACTGCAGTTTCGGCAGCCATCTCTGAAAAGATCTCTCATGCCCTACTTCCTTTTGACACAGG CTGTTCGAACAGGAAATCTAGCCAAGTTCAACCAGGTTCTCGATCAGTTTAGTGATAAGTTCCAAACAGATGGAACATACACCCTCATCATCCGCCTAAGACACAATGTGATTAAAACAG GTGTTCGCATGATCAGCCTTTCGTATTCACGCATCTCCTTAGCTGATATAGCTCAGAAGTTGCAATTAGATAGCCCAGAGGATGCTGAATTCATTGTTGCCAAG GCTATTCGGGATGGTGTGATTGAAGCTAGCATTAACCATGAGAAAGGATATGTCCAGTCAAAGGAGATGACTGACATTTATTCCACCCGGGAGCCTCAACTTGCCTTCCACCAACGTATTTCCTTCTGCCTCGACATTCACAATATGTCTGTCAAG GCTATGAGATTCCCCCCCAAATCTTATAACAAGGATTTGGAGTCTGCAGAG GAGCGCCGAGAGCGTGAGCAGCAGGATCTAGAATTTGCTAAGGAAATGGCAGAAGATGATGATGACGGTTTCCCTTGA